CGAGCGCGGCCTCCAGCACCTCGGCGGCGAGCCTGTCGCGGCGCTCGGCGTCCAGGTCGAGGGCGGCGAGCCGGTGGCCCGCCGCGACCAGCTCGCCCGCCGTCAGCTCGGCGGGTGGACGGCCGCGCACCGCCGTCACGACGGCGGCGACCTGCGCGGGCACGTACCGGATGGAGATCTTCGGTACCGAGTCGAGCGCGGCGACGGCGGCGCGCCGGTCGCCCGCCGCCAGATGCACGCGGGCGAGGCCGAAGGCGGCGTTGATGTAGCTCTGGTCGGTGCGCCACACCGTCTCGTACAGGCGGACCGCGTCGTGCGGCGCCGACCGCTCGCGGCAGTAGGCGAGGGCCAGCTTGGGGGCCGCCTCGCCGGGCAGCAGCCCGTACAGCCGGTCGAACAGCGGCGCGGCCTCGTCCACCCGGCCCCGCGCGAGCAGCCCGACCGCGCGGTACCAGCCGACCCGCCAGTCGGAGGGTCGCTCCGCGGCCAGCGTGTCGAGCAGCTCGTCGGCCTCGCCGGCCGCGCCCAGCTCGATCTTGGCGCGGGCGAGAGCCAGCCTGACCTCGGGCGTGCGGTCGGGCGCGTTCGCCGCCGCCTCGGCGGCTTGCGCGGGCTCCAGCGCGCCGAGCCCGGACACGAACGCGGCCGCGGGGTCGGCGCCGTCCACCAGCGGGACCGGCAGCGCCGCCGCGGCGACCGGCGGCGGGACGGGCGGCAGCGCCGCCTCCTCCCGCGCCTCGCCCGCCATCCGCGCCGTGAACCGCTCCGGGCCGAACAGCCCGGACGGCGCGGGGCGCGGGACGCCGTCCTCGGCCGCCAGCACCTCGCGCAGCACGCCGGTGAGCTGCTCGGCCATCTCCGCCGCGTCCTGGAAGCGCGCGGTCGGCTCCCTGTGCGTCGCGCGGCGCAGCAGCCGGTCGTAGGACTCGAACCGCCGCAGGACGGGGATCTCCTCGCGCGGCGGCAGGGAGTCGGCGTACCGGCGGGTGTAGCCCTTGAACGGGAAGCTCAGCACGGCGAGCGCCCGGCCGACCGTGTAGAGGTCGGAGGACACCGAGGGACCTGCGTCGGCGATCTCCGGGGCCTGGTAGCCGACCGTGCCGTAGATCGCGCCGTCCGGGTCGTCGAGCCGCCGCACCCCGCCGAGGTCGATCAGCCTGAGCTGCTCCTCGGACTGGATCACGTTGTCCGGCTTGAAGTCGCAGTAGACGAGGCCCTGGGCGTGCAGGTACTCGAACGCCCGCAGCACCTCCAGCCCGTAGGCGATGGCCTGCGCGAGCGGCAGGTGCTTGCCGCCGGTCGGGAGCGGCTGCCGCAGCAGGATGTCCTTGAGGGACTCCCCGCCCACGTACTCCATGACGATGTAGCCGTCGCCGCCGTGTTGGACGAAGTTGTAGATCTTGACGATGTTGGGGTGCTCGACCTCCGCGAGGAACGCGCGCTCGGCCGCCGCCGCGGCCATCGCGTCGGCGTCGCCGCTGTCGAGCAGGCCCTTCAGGACGACCCAGCGGTCGCTGACGTTCTTGTCCTGGGCCAGGTAGATCCAGCCGAGCCCGCCGTGGGCG
The sequence above is a segment of the Actinomadura coerulea genome. Coding sequences within it:
- a CDS encoding serine/threonine-protein kinase, whose protein sequence is MSQCAQPGCGGTIADGYCDVCGNPPAVAAPAPAAAPSVPAPRPPAERPDQCHQAGCAGTIMDGYCDVCGSPPAYTARVQAAAGASGGAGTSGAAGTSGTAGTSGTAGTSGSTATGSTRTGSTRTGSARSSGRRGMLGAGLVEVPRVPYRDPSSAVMSDPQVAEAKRYCSGCGEPVGRGRGDRPGRTEGFCPKCGARFSFTPKLGPGDLVGGQYSVLGCLAHGGLGWIYLAQDKNVSDRWVVLKGLLDSGDADAMAAAAAERAFLAEVEHPNIVKIYNFVQHGGDGYIVMEYVGGESLKDILLRQPLPTGGKHLPLAQAIAYGLEVLRAFEYLHAQGLVYCDFKPDNVIQSEEQLRLIDLGGVRRLDDPDGAIYGTVGYQAPEIADAGPSVSSDLYTVGRALAVLSFPFKGYTRRYADSLPPREEIPVLRRFESYDRLLRRATHREPTARFQDAAEMAEQLTGVLREVLAAEDGVPRPAPSGLFGPERFTARMAGEAREEAALPPVPPPVAAAALPVPLVDGADPAAAFVSGLGALEPAQAAEAAANAPDRTPEVRLALARAKIELGAAGEADELLDTLAAERPSDWRVGWYRAVGLLARGRVDEAAPLFDRLYGLLPGEAAPKLALAYCRERSAPHDAVRLYETVWRTDQSYINAAFGLARVHLAAGDRRAAVAALDSVPKISIRYVPAQVAAVVTAVRGRPPAELTAGELVAAGHRLAALDLDAERRDRLAAEVLEAALGWILAGSGTAAGAQGGSLFGAALAEAPVRRLLEGTYRELARRTRDRDECRRLVDSANAVRPRTLL